In the genome of Primulina eburnea isolate SZY01 chromosome 13, ASM2296580v1, whole genome shotgun sequence, the window AACATTATTGCTGCACTCAAGGACAATTTCAACTTTATAAGTTTTTATAATGTAGGTGTCACAAAATACGCACAAACCTCGGCGCATCAGCCCTAGGCCCTTCAAGAGATCGATACATGTACAGTGTCTCCACGTACTCGCTCGTCTCCACCTTATCCTCGTCCCTACTAATCACTTCCAGTACTAGGCGGGGTAATTGCCGGGCAATTTGCTCACAAGCTTTTTGTGTTACTTTACAAGATGACATCCACAAGAATCTCATGTTGTAATAATGATGCAATCCAGCCTGTAACGCTAGATCTCCAAACGGGCTATCCCTAATTTCAAGTTTCTGCAACACAGGACACCCCTCCAGCACAGATCTTAGACCCAGGTCGCTGTTTCCGGCAAAAGCAACAGACAATGTTCGCAATAATTTCCCATAACGTCCAATATAATTGAATGCTTTGTCAGTCAACAGACCAGATACAGCAAGCCGGGTGAGTTTTTTACAATTCTTGACAATGGCTCCAAAACCTTCGTCCATTGCCTCACCGGTGATGGGGTCGGGTCTATGAATTCCAATTATGCACAGACGGAATACTTCAAGTTCGGGACAGTTAGTTGACATGGCAATTACGGCTGCATTGGTCATTCGCTGGCAAAAATATAAGACAGACTGCAATTTCCTACAACCTACCGAAATGGCCAGGAGACCAACTTCAGTCACGGGGCCATCTGCATCCTCCGCTGCATCAGTTGGGAAAACCCGAATTTCTAGGAGGTCCTTGCACGTTGCAGCAACAGCCTGAAGCCCTTCATCAGTAACTGAATCAAGCACCTGCGGGaacataaatataattttaacaaattgaaaataatctCAGATTGGCAGTTGACATGCCAGGAAAGAAGCCACATACCCAAAGTGATTTGAGTTTGACGCAACAATGTATAACCGACTTCAGTTGTTctgcattgatgtttgcataGCTAAAGTTTAAAGTAACTAGGTTAGCACAAACGGGATTCAGGGCAGTGAGATAATCAGGAGCAATTTCCTTGAAACCGGATAAACAGACGAGTGATTTACAAGCAGCAAAGGCAGATGCATAATCTGGTTCTTGTTCACCATGGGCAACAATCTCCAAGGGGCTAAAGGAGCCTGTTCCAAGATGGGTCAGCTGCGGAGCTCGAACCATCAAGCTATAAAGCTGTCCTATGGTAATATATTCATTTAAGCCAAGTTTCCTCAATGAAGGTGATCTGATTACTAGACGCTCCAATGCCTCAAAGTTAATGGGAGATGCAACACAGTCAAAAGTCAAAGACTCAAGTCTCGTTGGGTAATCAGGAAAACATGAAATCCAATCCTCTTCATCGTCCGAAACATCACAATCAATAAGATCAAGAACCCTGATGTTCCTGGGAGGGAAAAAATGAAATTTCGTCACTTTTCTCACACAAGAAAGAAGTTCTGTAAGAGTCATAAAACATACTTGACTTAAATTGAAGCTAACAAAATTAGAGCAAAAAGCATACATCTTCAGCAAACAACCAAAATATTGAATCTTTTTGACAAGACGATAATTTCTAAGAAAAAATTATCACGATCCCCATCAGATCTAAATTACGAACCCACTGACCTGCACTCACTGGCAACAAACGCAAGCCCACTAGTTCCAAAACCTTCACAACAAACCAAAACGATGTCTTTCAGGGTGGGGAAATAATGAGCCAAAAACGCGAGATCATCATCCGTAACGCACATGCGCTTCAAGTACACCCTCTCAAGCCCACGGTAAACATCGACCATCGAAACCAGCCAAGGAGCAAAATACGCACCCCAGTTCCGCGGCAACAAACTGAAGTCAGAGAATCTGGGCTTCCCTTTTATACTCATCGACTTAACCTGCCTGAAACGCTGAGTGACTCGTTGTGGTGAAACTGAGTAGCAGTTTCCGATAAATAGCTCGGATCTGGTAAGAGCCTCGGCACGGTACCAAGATTTGCAGACGAGGGACGCGGCGTTGCGATCATGCCTGGAGGTCAAGAAGCAGAGTACGTTTTCCAGTACGATTTCAAGAACTTGATCTGGGCTGGGCGTCATTTGAATAGGCAGATCCGGTGTCGTCTGCCCTTTATCTTCCAACATTTCACATAGATTACTGTGTTCCCAGCTTCCACTCATCACTCAGTGAGTAGGCGGCAGCGTCTGCTTCAACTCGGATCAATCAGCATGATTGAAGACAACCGCTCTCCCCATCCCCAACCCAAAGCAAATGGGTTCCATCATCAAAGTGCACATATACTTTCCAAGtaaataatcattttataaagtatttttatttttaaattgaggGGCCGGTTACTATTCACGCTATTCTCAGAATAACCATAGAAACTATTGTGCTTCAACAGCATGATTGGGGTTCTCcagcttttatatttaaatcttaaaaaagaaatTCGTATGAGATGGTCTTATAGGTCGACCTCGTGAGACCGTTTTTCGACCTGAGATaactcataaaaaatattatttttatattaaatgttATTAACTAATCTCATGATTATAGATTCATGAGATCGTTtaacaatatatttattttaaattttatatgtgAATTTTTTTGAGATATTACAAAAATTACCTCGATAAAGCTTGATATTATATAATGGTATGtttcaatattatttttaaatcctAGTTATATTATGGTAGATAAACTATAATTTATTGAAACTTTTACATATGAATTTGATCAAATGTCTTATTATGccattgaaaataatattaactttttatttatttaattaaattaataatatgaaCAAAAATAATTCAGTCGATTACATCGTTTATGTATTGATCATGTACTACTAGTTCTATGGTAAAGTCAATGCTATTCCATCCTCTAGGGCTAAAGACGGAGCTAGGGCATGGGAAGGGATGGGTTCCACCGCCCCTCAAGTTCCTCTCGTAGTAATCAGTAGAGGGGGTAGTGATGGCCTGATGGGGTAAGGGCCACCCCTACTCTCTCAGATTTTTtgtgtagtttttttttttttttgaaaaatttatttataaaaactaATTTAAAACATTACTCTtaaaaatcccaacaaatctttatattaatttttaaaaaaattgattatttattattggatatatttaaactttaataaaaatttatatttaagtttgcttatatttatattattttaatataataatcattttattttatataaaaaatatgatcGACGTGATTAGTTTAAAACTTTGGTTTCAAGTCAATCTATCTCAActgggaaaattattttataattttataaattgaggTTTTAGAAAGAAAAGTTGTGGAATAAACTTTTtagaagaaaaaatattataccAAGAGTTACTAtgttttttataattgtttttttttttaaaaaaaagaatgacaattctatatatagaatgatataatttttatttttgtatttaaattattaaaggtGAATAAAATTTAGTTATACTTAAAAAGACTTGAACAATATTTTTTGACGGACAAAAATATACTATtcgtatttttaatttttttatggaaaGATAAAGAAAATATAATTGTTAAAATCtcagtattttaaaaaatttctatcAAGTTTTATAATTACATAAGATTCGCCTTTAATTATGAGTAATATGTTATGCGCACTTGTTCCCCCTTCACCTTTTGTGCGGAAGATTGAGGATTCTCTCGTTTGATTAGCAAAGCTCGTAATCAATGActttttttgttgtgaataaaattacaagttttttgtaaaaaaaattatgagtaATATGAAAATTTATTCTTGctacaaaaatgatattttatagaTAGTATCGATTTTTAGAATTTGATATGgacgaaattttgaaaattttggcaTTTTATGTTCTTCTAATGGTTGTATAATTTAtcttataa includes:
- the LOC140809145 gene encoding transport inhibitor response 1-like protein; this encodes MSGSWEHSNLCEMLEDKGQTTPDLPIQMTPSPDQVLEIVLENVLCFLTSRHDRNAASLVCKSWYRAEALTRSELFIGNCYSVSPQRVTQRFRQVKSMSIKGKPRFSDFSLLPRNWGAYFAPWLVSMVDVYRGLERVYLKRMCVTDDDLAFLAHYFPTLKDIVLVCCEGFGTSGLAFVASECRNIRVLDLIDCDVSDDEEDWISCFPDYPTRLESLTFDCVASPINFEALERLVIRSPSLRKLGLNEYITIGQLYSLMVRAPQLTHLGTGSFSPLEIVAHGEQEPDYASAFAACKSLVCLSGFKEIAPDYLTALNPVCANLVTLNFSYANINAEQLKSVIHCCVKLKSLWVLDSVTDEGLQAVAATCKDLLEIRVFPTDAAEDADGPVTEVGLLAISVGCRKLQSVLYFCQRMTNAAVIAMSTNCPELEVFRLCIIGIHRPDPITGEAMDEGFGAIVKNCKKLTRLAVSGLLTDKAFNYIGRYGKLLRTLSVAFAGNSDLGLRSVLEGCPVLQKLEIRDSPFGDLALQAGLHHYYNMRFLWMSSCKVTQKACEQIARQLPRLVLEVISRDEDKVETSEYVETLYMYRSLEGPRADAPRFVRIL